One Ostrea edulis chromosome 2, xbOstEdul1.1, whole genome shotgun sequence genomic region harbors:
- the LOC130052345 gene encoding toll-like receptor 4: MYKFMSVFYSVIILSQLDFCSTETTSSQMTTEDSVQSKKSKTEHRDLPEGWSDFCMEVNNKSSTDVISFKCTIHGHNSGRWSYEEMRNHIAPRSMKYRFDIECLHGANISLRWPFKARNLKELKVQNCILTEFYGDYENKMLATFQDELEYLSLSNVVAMVDIYDLVYFAGTIVNITQDTLCGNDHSLIEMTMSNLTYDFGASTETFFQNLLNETTGEHNIKEDPVMNKAQNLYTDIFEVDHVCNYKRLKMYDYSINSSPGTFYVDLKTERSSYPVLENLNFSFTPFGEKYSVDDLLNNWAKYYPTLQAMDISHCNIKKLDVVSTIKSIDKGNSHKLVVNLTDNNIKELEVAVLENIVNEEQVFFNFSRNPLNCSCTEDMKELIRFVQEKSKWNIAKYARYAYIRKMQCYFPEQLNGMLLKDLKESLLLCRDVFSLTETIVEEAVVFLSVFSFLLLVVIFILVKFRREIRILTYTRFHILLPCQSEEAFEEKKFDAFVSYSNEDHLWVTSVFENNCIDGLRNFKFCLHHRDFIAGKTITENIIDSIESSRHTIVIMSKNFLNSSYCLYEFEEALRQSISERKRHLLVIMLENVAQDKMPKVLQTCLKTFTYISKDDKIFMDRLIYSLSYKRRGQMTNNAKFVAAYENELCKETEKQDSTSTFHKNVYESVIPQGNTEKEKTDNYNIFP; this comes from the coding sequence ATGTATAAATTTATGTCTGTTTTTTACTCTGTGATCATTTTATCGCAACTCGacttttgttcaacagaaaCCACTTCTTCGCAAATGACCACCGAGGATTCAGTACAAAGTAAGAAATCGAAAACTGAACACAGAGACTTACCAGAAGGATGGAGTGATTTTTGCATGGAAGTTAATAATAAAAGTTCTACCGACGTTATATCCTTCAAATGTACTATTCATGGGCACAATTCTGGGCGCTGGAGTTATGAAGAAATGAGGAACCACATTGCACCAAGAAGTATGAAATACAGGTTTGATATCGAATGCTTACATGGGGCTAATATATCACTGAGATGGCCATTTAAGGCGagaaatcttaaagaattaaaAGTCCAAAACTGTATACTTACAGAATTTTACGGTGATTATGAAAATAAGATGCTAGCTACGTTTCAGGATGAATTGGAATATCTGAGTTTGTCTAATGTCGTTGCTATGGTAGACATTTACGATTTGGTTTACTTTGCTGGAACTATTGTGAACATTACACAGGATACACTATGTGGAAATGACCACAGCCTTATTGAAATGACAATGAGCAACTTGACATATGATTTTGGTGCCTCCACAGAGACGTTTTTCCAAAACTTGCTGAATGAGACGACAGGAGAACACAATATAAAAGAAGACCCTGTCATGAACAAGGCACAGAACCTGTACACTGACATTTTCGAAGTGGACCACGTTTGTAATTATAAACGATTGAAAATGTACGATTACAGTATAAACTCATCTCCAGGCACCTTCTATGTTGACTTAAAAACCGAACGATCCTCCTATCCCGTTCTggaaaatttgaacttttctttCACTCCTTTTGGGGAAAAGTATTCAGTTGACGACTTGCTTAATAACTGGGCGAAGTACTACCCTACGTTACAGGCGATGGACATCTCTCACTGCAACATTAAAAAATTAGATGTCGTCAGCACCATAAAGAGCATTGACAAAGGTAATAGCCACAAGTTGGTCGTGAATCTTACAGATAACAACATAAAGGAACTAGAAGTTGCAGTTTTGGAAAACATTGTCAACGAGGAACAAGTGTTTTTCAACTTCAGTCGCAATCCTCTGAACTGTTCATGCACAGAAGACATGAAGGAACTCATCAGATTCGTCCAGGAAAAATCGAAATGGAACATTGCTAAATACGCTAGATATGCGTACATCCGAAAAATGCAATGCTATTTTCCTGAACAACTGAATGGAATGCTATTGAAAGATTTAAAAGAGTCTCTGTTGCTGTGCAGAGATGTTTTCTCACTGACAGAAACCATCGTTGAAGAAGCTGTAGTCTTTCTAAGCGTATTTTCGTTTCTTCTTTTAGTGGTTATTTTTATTCTCGTAAAATTTCGAAGAGAAATACGGATTTTGACATATACAAGATTTCACATATTGTTACCATGTCAATCCGAAGAGGCATTTGAAGAGAAAAAGTTTGATGCTTTTGTGTCCTACAGCAATGAGGATCATCTGTGGGTCACTAGCGTGTTTGAGAACAATTGCATTGACGGTCTGaggaatttcaaattttgtctACATCACAGGGACTTTATTGCAGGTAAAACCATCACTGAAAATATTATAGACAGTATTGAAAGCAGCAGACACACCATTGTAATTATGTCGAAGAACTTTCTGAATAGCAGTTACTGTCTTTATGAGTTTGAGGAAGCTCTTCGACAGAGTATCAGTGAACGGAAGCGACATCTGCTCGTCATTATGTTGGAGAATGTCGCACAGGACAAGATGCCAAAAGTCTTGCAAACCTGTTTAAAGACATTCACCTACATCAGTAAAGACGACAAAATCTTCATGGACAGATTGATTTATTCTCTCTCTTACAAAAGACGTGGACAAATGACAAACAATGCTAAATTTGTCGCAGcatatgaaaatgaattgtGCAAGGAAACAGAAAAACAAGACAGCACATCAACAtttcataaaaatgtatatGAAAGTGTTATACCCCAGGGCAACACAGAAAAGGAGAAAACCGATAATTATAACATATTTCCCTGA